One segment of Monomorium pharaonis isolate MP-MQ-018 chromosome 6, ASM1337386v2, whole genome shotgun sequence DNA contains the following:
- the LOC105838252 gene encoding SUN domain-containing ossification factor isoform X1 has product MKPRVLCVYWALLLTSIVSSGLLFLIVASESAQTKDSFLFPENETYSNVTLKYEDHESFESSVLDTKTVILKKNKDNLYDQQEATVSASFETIINDDAGEKKNMNIFAESLMQQPNLSQGISETDQVVLTLVDTAAAGLQNLAEPKIDHEFTSLDRASIKNSTLSGNSQVRQSDHVKETAPTTQIPSPPIVDETTERSNNTNVLGDGEEALLPKKITAEEPPEVVVIVRAEQKINTDELELRVEEEDTSQTQVPEELSSKIDDTFATAPELNDTAARARLVGDSRDETAAAILNGLVTSGPTEPHEDIPSFSEWAQKRLEEAEKKKTHPNASVQTPGSPGRGVSGMKIRNKNYASPDCGAKIVAANPEASSAKNVLVSTRDEYMLNACTSRVWFVVELCEAIQAKKIELANFELFSSSPKDFSVYVSDRFPTKDWSPVGQFTAKDVKDVQSFALHPHFFGKFIKVELQSHYGSEHFCPVSLFRAYGTSEFEVLETETENETLEEKNPDEDDDEDSDEEELLDSEGGDSPSNLFGSARDAVLNVVKKAAEILVKSSGLTGNNITQIQQSIDHGHILDNSYTSCTTPRYTILCGNCTDQKFASVFQLVSCKNQQLDGLLRIDLVNRTLRRGKLCGLHGVEIQSFWRGREDDKTRHDDTTTHFNLAEDLQATFLTSFFKPEYIIALCNVLATKERKVVMNTSYEISVNKSKDTAKEDILSTKDSNIEITFHHQSSSTLDLCTLNSNPSACKSAVSFQEERQQPLTQDISKESEKITNTTIETSASFPDSLASQIKPTKTLSKEDLKKQSSVPILEPSKEFTEETLQSQVLTTVPPLSNPTPILKIVEELPVLGTRLETTLPISNIPLINIDSQEIGETTGTADTESIETVAQVKTDKSENGEQDGRQAKDQNEQEARLSSQDNLSLDSLLSDLKDLEVDTVNMQNGASSSSPTTQPTANVVPQKESVFLRLSNRIKILERNMSLSGQYLEELSRRYKKQVEEMQRSLERAVAAMGEESRKGEERDVKRAEEIATLKEEIIILSKSVETLLYDRDSWRSRISAIIQHALLICLEVVVIILVLSYCRRREDFEEEKLESDSRDTMRRKSAENFSSHAAAKKMKKRRPSEIASHISGTYHELMIDDRPYETKKERKKKRKKEATAASAKAIINTDARQEVRYKNMIPGGTTLPLRRASSTDRPHFEESQDLVGKRPESASETAIGWFDDQTERIERIAPQDKAEMESRASSELGKPNVSLVVTNRPIERSGPCTTTVERKLEKNGSFRAGSILKGARLSSPSFMKTALGARSKRKFSTNSTEKWEWSQDLEHSNVRSSQSSPTDFKTLSQIISDRANGSSANGLVIEESDESRSSSATPTSIKKEKRSAGLKKMVRKFF; this is encoded by the exons AATATCCGAGACCGACCAGGTGGTACTGACTCTGGTGGACACCGCAGCGGCTGGATTGCAGAATCTGGCCGAGCCGAAGATCGATCATGAGTTTACTTCGCTCGATCGAGCATCGATCAAGAATTCTACGTTGTCGGGCAACAGTCAGGTTAGACAATCCGACCACGTAAAAGAGACTGCACCGACGACGCAGATTCCGTCGCCGCCGATCGTCGATGAGACAACAGAACGATCAAATAACACTAATGTCCTCGGGGACGGCGAGGAAGCGCTTCTACCGAAAAAGATCACTGCTGAGGAGCCACCGGAGGTTGTAGTGATCGTAAGAGCGGAGCAAAAAATCAACACGGACGAATTGGAACTAAGAGTCGAAGAGGAGGATACTAGTCAAACTCAGGTACCCGAGGAACTGTCGTCGAAGATCGACGACACCTTCGCCACGGCACCAGAATTGAATGACACGGCGGCCAGAGCACGATTGGTCGGCGACAGCAGGGATGAGACCGCAGCGGCGATTCTGAACGGACTCGTCACTTCAGGTCCTACTGAGCCCCATGAGGATATACCGTCTTTTAGCGAGTGGGCACAGAAGCGTTTGGAGGAGgctgaaaagaagaaaa CTCATCCGAACGCTTCCGTACAGACCCCAGGTAGTCCAGGACGAGGAGTAAGCGGCATGAAAATTCGCAACAAGAATTACGCTTCTCCCGACTGCGGTGCCAAGATTGTGGCAGCCAATCCTGAGGCGAGTAGCGCTAAGAACGTCTTGGTATCTACGCGAGACGAATATATGCTGAATGCTTGCACGTCACGCGTTTGGTTTGTCGTCGAATTGTGCGAAGCGATACAAGCAAAGAAAATCGAGTTAGCGAACTTCGAGCTCTTTAGTTCGTCGCCAAAGGACTTTTCCGTCTACGTGAGTGATCGATTTCCCACCAAGGATTGGAGTCCGGTCGGTCAGTTTACCGCCAAGGACGTGAAAGACGTTCAGAGCTTCGCTCTACATCCTCATTTTTTCGGAAAATTCATCAAAGTCGAGCTCCAATCGCACTATGGTTCTGAACATTTTTGTCCTGTCTCATTGTTTCGCGCTTATGGCACCAGCGAGTTCGAAGTGTTGGAGACCGAAACGGAGAATGAGACTTTGGAAGAGAAGAATCCGGATGAAGACGATGACGAGGATAGTGACGAAGAAGAACTGTTAGATAGCGAGGGTGGTGACTCACCGAGCAATCTCTTTGGTAGTGCACGCGATGCCGTGCTGAATGTAGTGAAGAAAGCTGCGGAGATTCTGGTCAAGTCCAGCGGTCTCACCGGAAACAACATCACACAAATCCAGCAGAGCATCGACCATGGTCACATCTTGGACAATTCATATACGAGCTGCACGACACCAAGATACACAATCCTCTGCGGTAACTGCACCGATCAAAAATTTGCCAGTGTTTTCCAGTTGGTTAGCTGTAAGAATCAGCAGTTGGATGGTTTGCTTAGGATTGATTTGGTGAACAGAACTTTGAGACGAGGAAAACTATGCGGTCTTCATGGCGTGGAAATTCAATCATTTTGGCGAGGAAGAGAGGATGATAAAACCAGGCACGATGACACGACAACACACTTTAATTTAGCGGAAGATCTTCAGGCGACTTTTTTAACGTCATTCTTTAAACCTGAATATATCATAGCATTGTGCAATGTTTTGGCAACGAAAGAACGCAAGGTGGTAATGAATACGAGCTACGAAATTTCCGTGAACAAATCTAAGGATACCGCTAAGGAAGACATTTTATCCACTAAGGATTCCAACATCGAGATCACTTTTCATCATCAATCATCCTCCACTCTAGATCTATGTACTTTGAACTCGAATCCTTCCGCTTGCAAGTCTGCCGTATCCTTCCAAGAGGAGCGACAGCAACCATTAACTCAAGATATCAGCAAGGAGAGCGAGAAGATTACTAACACGACTATAGAGACTTCTGCCAGCTTTCCGGACAGTTTAGCGTCACAGATCAAGCCTACGAAGACACTCAGTAAAGAGGACTTGAAAAAGCAGTCCTCCGTACCAATTTTAGAACCCAGTAAGGAATTTACCGAGGAAACATTGCAATCGCAAGTCCTGACGACTGTTCCACCGCTGTCTAATCCGACACCAATATTGAAGATTGTTGAGGAGTTGCCGGTTTTAGGAACTCGTCTCGAGACGACACTGCCAATAAGTAACATTCCGCTAATAAACATTGACAGTCAAGAAATTGGTGAGACCACTGGCACGGCTGATACGGAAAGTATCGAGACTGTTGCGCAAGTTAAAACGGACAAGTCGGAAAACGGTGAACAGGATGGAAGACAAGCGAAAGATCAAAATGAGCAAGAAGCTCGATTGTCATCTCAGGATAATCTCTCGTTGGATTCATTACTGTCCGATTTGAAAGATTTGGAGGTCGATACGGTTAACATGCAGAATGGGGCGTCCAGCTCGTCGCCAACGACTCAACCCACAGCAAATGTCGTTCCTCAGAAAGAGTCTGTTTTTCTCCGATTGTCCAATAGAATTAAG attttagaaagaaatatGTCACTTAGTGGGCAATATTTGGAGGAATTAAGCCGTCGCTACAAAAAGCAAGTCGAAGAAATGCAGCGCTCATTGGAGCGTGCGGTAGCTGCTATGGGCGAAGAATCTCGAAAGGGTGAGGAGCGCGATGTGAAAAGAGCGGAAGAAATCGCTACTTTAAaggaagaaattattatactctCTAAATCGGTCGAAACTCTTCTCTACGATCGGGACAGTTGGCGCAGTCGAATATCTGCGATTATTCAGCATGCTTTGCTAATCTGTCTGGAAGTTGTTGTTATTATCTTGGTACTCTCTTATTGTCGTCGAAGAGAAGATTTTGAGGAAGAAAAACTGGAATCGGACTCGAGGGACACTATGCGTCGAAAGAGCGCGGAAAACTTTAGTTCTCACGCGGCGGCGAAGAAAATGAAGAAGCGGCGACCCAGTGAAATTGCTTCTCACATTAGCGGCACGTATCACGAGTTGATGATCGATGATCGACCCTACGAGACAAAGAAAGAGCGAaagaaaaaacgaaagaaagaagCGACTGCCGCGAGTGCTAAAGCAATAATTAATACCGACGCGAGGCAAGAAGTTCGTTACAAGAATATGATTCCCGGTGGTACGACGTTGCCATTGAGAAGAGCGTCGTCCACAGATCGGCCACACTTCGAAGAATCGCAGGATTTGGTTGGCAAGAGACCGGAATCCGCATCCGAAACTGCCATCGGTTGGTTCGATGATCAAACAGAAAGAATAGAACGAATCGCGCCACAGGATAAAGCCGAGATGGAATCCAGAGCGAGTTCCGAGCTTGGCAAACCTAATGTGTCATTAGTGGTCACAAACAGGCCTATCGAGAGATCAGGCCCGTGTACGACCACGGTCGAGCGGAAACTTGAGAAAAATGGCTCGTTCAGAGCTGGGAGTATCCTCAAGGGCGCGAGATTGAGCTCGCCATCCTTTATGAAAACTGCCCTAGGTGCGAGAAGCAAGAGGAAGTTCTCCACGAATTCTACCGAGAAATGGGAGTGGAGCCAAGATTTGGAGCATTCAAACGTCAGGTCTTCCCAGTCCAGTCCCACGGACTTCAAGACGCTGTCGCAAATCATCAGTGATCGTGCCAACGGTAGTTCCGCGAACGGTTTGGTGATCGAGGAAAGCGACGAATCGAGAAGCAGTAGCGCTACACCTACGTCGATCAAGAAGGAGAAGAGGAGTGCCggtttgaaaaaaatggtaAGAAAGTTTTTCTGA
- the LOC105838252 gene encoding SUN domain-containing ossification factor isoform X2, translating to MVKGTTVKNSNGGCSLHWTVNPVGQHRHLLQAAAFYLAVLAILWCIRACIYHRISETDQVVLTLVDTAAAGLQNLAEPKIDHEFTSLDRASIKNSTLSGNSQVRQSDHVKETAPTTQIPSPPIVDETTERSNNTNVLGDGEEALLPKKITAEEPPEVVVIVRAEQKINTDELELRVEEEDTSQTQVPEELSSKIDDTFATAPELNDTAARARLVGDSRDETAAAILNGLVTSGPTEPHEDIPSFSEWAQKRLEEAEKKKTHPNASVQTPGSPGRGVSGMKIRNKNYASPDCGAKIVAANPEASSAKNVLVSTRDEYMLNACTSRVWFVVELCEAIQAKKIELANFELFSSSPKDFSVYVSDRFPTKDWSPVGQFTAKDVKDVQSFALHPHFFGKFIKVELQSHYGSEHFCPVSLFRAYGTSEFEVLETETENETLEEKNPDEDDDEDSDEEELLDSEGGDSPSNLFGSARDAVLNVVKKAAEILVKSSGLTGNNITQIQQSIDHGHILDNSYTSCTTPRYTILCGNCTDQKFASVFQLVSCKNQQLDGLLRIDLVNRTLRRGKLCGLHGVEIQSFWRGREDDKTRHDDTTTHFNLAEDLQATFLTSFFKPEYIIALCNVLATKERKVVMNTSYEISVNKSKDTAKEDILSTKDSNIEITFHHQSSSTLDLCTLNSNPSACKSAVSFQEERQQPLTQDISKESEKITNTTIETSASFPDSLASQIKPTKTLSKEDLKKQSSVPILEPSKEFTEETLQSQVLTTVPPLSNPTPILKIVEELPVLGTRLETTLPISNIPLINIDSQEIGETTGTADTESIETVAQVKTDKSENGEQDGRQAKDQNEQEARLSSQDNLSLDSLLSDLKDLEVDTVNMQNGASSSSPTTQPTANVVPQKESVFLRLSNRIKILERNMSLSGQYLEELSRRYKKQVEEMQRSLERAVAAMGEESRKGEERDVKRAEEIATLKEEIIILSKSVETLLYDRDSWRSRISAIIQHALLICLEVVVIILVLSYCRRREDFEEEKLESDSRDTMRRKSAENFSSHAAAKKMKKRRPSEIASHISGTYHELMIDDRPYETKKERKKKRKKEATAASAKAIINTDARQEVRYKNMIPGGTTLPLRRASSTDRPHFEESQDLVGKRPESASETAIGWFDDQTERIERIAPQDKAEMESRASSELGKPNVSLVVTNRPIERSGPCTTTVERKLEKNGSFRAGSILKGARLSSPSFMKTALGARSKRKFSTNSTEKWEWSQDLEHSNVRSSQSSPTDFKTLSQIISDRANGSSANGLVIEESDESRSSSATPTSIKKEKRSAGLKKMVRKFF from the exons ATGGTCAAGGGCACAACAGTCAAGAACAGCAACGGTGGATGTTCTCTGCACTGGACCGTTAATCCCGTCGGGCAACACAGACATCTTCTTCAGGCGGCCGCCTTCTACCTGGCAGTATTAGCAATTTTGTGGTGCATTCGCGCATGCATATATCACCG AATATCCGAGACCGACCAGGTGGTACTGACTCTGGTGGACACCGCAGCGGCTGGATTGCAGAATCTGGCCGAGCCGAAGATCGATCATGAGTTTACTTCGCTCGATCGAGCATCGATCAAGAATTCTACGTTGTCGGGCAACAGTCAGGTTAGACAATCCGACCACGTAAAAGAGACTGCACCGACGACGCAGATTCCGTCGCCGCCGATCGTCGATGAGACAACAGAACGATCAAATAACACTAATGTCCTCGGGGACGGCGAGGAAGCGCTTCTACCGAAAAAGATCACTGCTGAGGAGCCACCGGAGGTTGTAGTGATCGTAAGAGCGGAGCAAAAAATCAACACGGACGAATTGGAACTAAGAGTCGAAGAGGAGGATACTAGTCAAACTCAGGTACCCGAGGAACTGTCGTCGAAGATCGACGACACCTTCGCCACGGCACCAGAATTGAATGACACGGCGGCCAGAGCACGATTGGTCGGCGACAGCAGGGATGAGACCGCAGCGGCGATTCTGAACGGACTCGTCACTTCAGGTCCTACTGAGCCCCATGAGGATATACCGTCTTTTAGCGAGTGGGCACAGAAGCGTTTGGAGGAGgctgaaaagaagaaaa CTCATCCGAACGCTTCCGTACAGACCCCAGGTAGTCCAGGACGAGGAGTAAGCGGCATGAAAATTCGCAACAAGAATTACGCTTCTCCCGACTGCGGTGCCAAGATTGTGGCAGCCAATCCTGAGGCGAGTAGCGCTAAGAACGTCTTGGTATCTACGCGAGACGAATATATGCTGAATGCTTGCACGTCACGCGTTTGGTTTGTCGTCGAATTGTGCGAAGCGATACAAGCAAAGAAAATCGAGTTAGCGAACTTCGAGCTCTTTAGTTCGTCGCCAAAGGACTTTTCCGTCTACGTGAGTGATCGATTTCCCACCAAGGATTGGAGTCCGGTCGGTCAGTTTACCGCCAAGGACGTGAAAGACGTTCAGAGCTTCGCTCTACATCCTCATTTTTTCGGAAAATTCATCAAAGTCGAGCTCCAATCGCACTATGGTTCTGAACATTTTTGTCCTGTCTCATTGTTTCGCGCTTATGGCACCAGCGAGTTCGAAGTGTTGGAGACCGAAACGGAGAATGAGACTTTGGAAGAGAAGAATCCGGATGAAGACGATGACGAGGATAGTGACGAAGAAGAACTGTTAGATAGCGAGGGTGGTGACTCACCGAGCAATCTCTTTGGTAGTGCACGCGATGCCGTGCTGAATGTAGTGAAGAAAGCTGCGGAGATTCTGGTCAAGTCCAGCGGTCTCACCGGAAACAACATCACACAAATCCAGCAGAGCATCGACCATGGTCACATCTTGGACAATTCATATACGAGCTGCACGACACCAAGATACACAATCCTCTGCGGTAACTGCACCGATCAAAAATTTGCCAGTGTTTTCCAGTTGGTTAGCTGTAAGAATCAGCAGTTGGATGGTTTGCTTAGGATTGATTTGGTGAACAGAACTTTGAGACGAGGAAAACTATGCGGTCTTCATGGCGTGGAAATTCAATCATTTTGGCGAGGAAGAGAGGATGATAAAACCAGGCACGATGACACGACAACACACTTTAATTTAGCGGAAGATCTTCAGGCGACTTTTTTAACGTCATTCTTTAAACCTGAATATATCATAGCATTGTGCAATGTTTTGGCAACGAAAGAACGCAAGGTGGTAATGAATACGAGCTACGAAATTTCCGTGAACAAATCTAAGGATACCGCTAAGGAAGACATTTTATCCACTAAGGATTCCAACATCGAGATCACTTTTCATCATCAATCATCCTCCACTCTAGATCTATGTACTTTGAACTCGAATCCTTCCGCTTGCAAGTCTGCCGTATCCTTCCAAGAGGAGCGACAGCAACCATTAACTCAAGATATCAGCAAGGAGAGCGAGAAGATTACTAACACGACTATAGAGACTTCTGCCAGCTTTCCGGACAGTTTAGCGTCACAGATCAAGCCTACGAAGACACTCAGTAAAGAGGACTTGAAAAAGCAGTCCTCCGTACCAATTTTAGAACCCAGTAAGGAATTTACCGAGGAAACATTGCAATCGCAAGTCCTGACGACTGTTCCACCGCTGTCTAATCCGACACCAATATTGAAGATTGTTGAGGAGTTGCCGGTTTTAGGAACTCGTCTCGAGACGACACTGCCAATAAGTAACATTCCGCTAATAAACATTGACAGTCAAGAAATTGGTGAGACCACTGGCACGGCTGATACGGAAAGTATCGAGACTGTTGCGCAAGTTAAAACGGACAAGTCGGAAAACGGTGAACAGGATGGAAGACAAGCGAAAGATCAAAATGAGCAAGAAGCTCGATTGTCATCTCAGGATAATCTCTCGTTGGATTCATTACTGTCCGATTTGAAAGATTTGGAGGTCGATACGGTTAACATGCAGAATGGGGCGTCCAGCTCGTCGCCAACGACTCAACCCACAGCAAATGTCGTTCCTCAGAAAGAGTCTGTTTTTCTCCGATTGTCCAATAGAATTAAG attttagaaagaaatatGTCACTTAGTGGGCAATATTTGGAGGAATTAAGCCGTCGCTACAAAAAGCAAGTCGAAGAAATGCAGCGCTCATTGGAGCGTGCGGTAGCTGCTATGGGCGAAGAATCTCGAAAGGGTGAGGAGCGCGATGTGAAAAGAGCGGAAGAAATCGCTACTTTAAaggaagaaattattatactctCTAAATCGGTCGAAACTCTTCTCTACGATCGGGACAGTTGGCGCAGTCGAATATCTGCGATTATTCAGCATGCTTTGCTAATCTGTCTGGAAGTTGTTGTTATTATCTTGGTACTCTCTTATTGTCGTCGAAGAGAAGATTTTGAGGAAGAAAAACTGGAATCGGACTCGAGGGACACTATGCGTCGAAAGAGCGCGGAAAACTTTAGTTCTCACGCGGCGGCGAAGAAAATGAAGAAGCGGCGACCCAGTGAAATTGCTTCTCACATTAGCGGCACGTATCACGAGTTGATGATCGATGATCGACCCTACGAGACAAAGAAAGAGCGAaagaaaaaacgaaagaaagaagCGACTGCCGCGAGTGCTAAAGCAATAATTAATACCGACGCGAGGCAAGAAGTTCGTTACAAGAATATGATTCCCGGTGGTACGACGTTGCCATTGAGAAGAGCGTCGTCCACAGATCGGCCACACTTCGAAGAATCGCAGGATTTGGTTGGCAAGAGACCGGAATCCGCATCCGAAACTGCCATCGGTTGGTTCGATGATCAAACAGAAAGAATAGAACGAATCGCGCCACAGGATAAAGCCGAGATGGAATCCAGAGCGAGTTCCGAGCTTGGCAAACCTAATGTGTCATTAGTGGTCACAAACAGGCCTATCGAGAGATCAGGCCCGTGTACGACCACGGTCGAGCGGAAACTTGAGAAAAATGGCTCGTTCAGAGCTGGGAGTATCCTCAAGGGCGCGAGATTGAGCTCGCCATCCTTTATGAAAACTGCCCTAGGTGCGAGAAGCAAGAGGAAGTTCTCCACGAATTCTACCGAGAAATGGGAGTGGAGCCAAGATTTGGAGCATTCAAACGTCAGGTCTTCCCAGTCCAGTCCCACGGACTTCAAGACGCTGTCGCAAATCATCAGTGATCGTGCCAACGGTAGTTCCGCGAACGGTTTGGTGATCGAGGAAAGCGACGAATCGAGAAGCAGTAGCGCTACACCTACGTCGATCAAGAAGGAGAAGAGGAGTGCCggtttgaaaaaaatggtaAGAAAGTTTTTCTGA